The following are encoded together in the Pieris napi chromosome 17, ilPieNapi1.2, whole genome shotgun sequence genome:
- the LOC125057843 gene encoding nitric oxide synthase-interacting protein homolog, with product MTRHARNCTAGAVYTYHEKKKDAAASGYGTQSERVGKDSVKSFDCCSLTLQPCRNPVITKDGFLFDKEAILEYIITKKTEYTRKLKNYEKQLKKEDEEKKELAEAERETNLIKFMNREKNITNGAKSDASHQSSSISNLANGKHKQLPSFWIPSQLPDAKISKLQKPDPTVYCPLSSKPLKMKDLIEVKWTLVKDPDDKKSLIAKENRYMCPITHDILSNAVPCAVIRTTGHVVTMECVEKIIKKDWLHPLTGEKLKEKDIIPMQRGGTGYALTNDNLEAKNARPVLQA from the exons atgacgaGACATGCTAGAAATTGCACAGCTGGTGCAGTATATACATATCACGAAAAAAAGAAAGATGCTGCAGCTTCGGGATATGGTACGCAGAGTGAACGAGTTGGAAAGGATTCGGTAAAGAGCTTTGATTGCTGTAGTCTCACATTGCAGCCTTGTAGAAATCCAGTCATTACAAAAGACGgatttttatttgacaaagaAGCTATCCtggaatatataataacaaagaaAACTGAATACACACGCAAGTTAAAGAACTATGAGAAGCAATTAAAAAAGGAAGATGAAGAAAAAAAGGAACTGGCAGAAGCCGAAAgagaaacaaatttaataaaatttatgaatagAGAAAAGAACATTACAAACGGAGCAAAATCTGATGCATCTCATCAATCAAGCTCTATTTCAAACCTTGCTAATGGTAAACATAAACAGTTGCCTAGTTTTTGGATACCCTCACAATTACCAGATGCTAAAATTTCTAAATTACAAAAACCAGATCCTACAGTGTATTGTCCTCTAAGtagtaaacctttaaaaatgAAGGATCTTATTGAAGTTAAGTGGACCTTAGTAAAGGATCCAGACGACAAAAAATCTTTGATAGCAAAAGAGAACAGGTATATGTGTCCAATCACTCATGATATACTCAGTAATGCTGTGCCATGTGCTGTAATCAG AACTACAGGTCATGTTGTTACCATGGAGTGTGttgagaaaattataaagaaagatTGGCTTCACCCACTCACAGGTGAAAAATTGAAGGAAAAAGATATTATTCCAATGCAAAGAGGCGGTACAGGCTATGCACTCACCAATGATAATCTTGAGGCAAAGAATGCAAGGCCTGTATTACAGGCTTAA
- the LOC125057842 gene encoding uncharacterized protein LOC125057842 — protein sequence MNTPIDNIIVNPCQYTPVYIIENPTVSQTTPIVVTTSAQKPQLSNLKAFYENSGKLENNLLQRNENIKTPRIIKKVDNNVIGNNLKLANFLMSKNDFKIETVSEQPSIPYNNIVLKPLFVTNTPSTTNIQPTLPKLDVRSKIVRVKDIPIAKQKNRKILPKMTPKEETIAKPSKTTSVQLIKLGETYHCLNDLNDEQMKKVNHALKIFNSPKNSPKELSFDPATNTQYIYKVLSPKDIVPNNKEKEVLKPKKPEIKKEIKKVEKIVPEIEEEEPVVPLETTITRSGRKVRLPKNILPEETTLQKPKKKPGTIVTCNQCSLQFNSLYRLRRHYDHHPTHVPAPGHTNLFHCLLAIIKTGSEDEQANIFLQQLEQFIAKIRSLIPCFIKSDSLVGKLSTIGEDVANLFGIGPGKYNVNVGALSCNKDKDGHCQHNPPPPHITLEQSPLDSNKGVVDIPQTDDCARNNSADKWPTVSKRLESRINPEQGAAKKIKLNDTKVPLEQCELDDVDIDAFFSNTHKTESPMDIKTETREIDLSEQLQTNLNKDLKKQHLKFHSTHFDIRSSPIKPTSTVFTKFQINPEKLPKFDMQEIQPLLNQENFTEQVHTEANIVPSLEIDLFTQNNSLPCKEMSDISLHSSKDWSLKYMDNESNMNYVKADSIINDSTDYLKSNVLIEPALLHVKEDSKLENGNAHENNFNENPSHPDSVLSLLSYPEATIRNSTVDFSLDLFSFSNS from the exons ATGAATACACCGattgataatattatcgtAAATCCATGTCAATACACACCCGTTTATATCATTGAAAATCCTACTGTTTCTCAG ACGACACCAATTGTTGTGACTACATCAGCTCAAAAACCACAACTTAGCAATTTAAAAGCGTTTTATGAAAATAGCGGTAAACTGGAAAATAACCTCCTGCAGCGCAACGAGAATATAAAGACTCCTCGAATAAtcaagaaagttgataataatGTGATTGGAAACAACTTGAAATTAGCAAATTTTCTTATGTCAAagaatgattttaaaattgaaactgTTTCTGAACAGCCATCCATTCCTTACAATAACATTGTGTTGAAACCattatttgttacaaataCTCCTAGCACTACCAACATACAACCCACACTTCCTAAGTTAGATGTGCGAAGTAAAATTGTTCGAGTTAAAGACATCCCAATTGCAAAgcaaaaaaacagaaaaatattgCCAAAGATGACACCAAAAGAGGA aactATTGCAAAACCATCAAAGACTACATCtgtacaattaattaaattaggtGAAACCTATCATTG cctCAATGATCTTAATGATGAACAGATGAAAAAAGTGAATCATGCTCTAAAGATTTTTAACAGCCCAAAGAACTCTCCAAAAGAACTATCTTTTGATCCTGCCACTAATACTCAGTACATATACAA AGTTTTGTCACCAAAAGATATAGTACCAAATAATAAAGAGAAAGAAGTATTAAAGCCTAAGAAACCAGAgattaaaaaggaaataaaaaaagtagaaAAAATTGTACCTGAAATTGAGGAAGAAGAACCTGTAGTTCCCCTTGAG ACAACAATCACAAGGAGTGGAAGAAAAGTAAGATTGCCAAAAAACATTTTGCCAGAGGAAACCACACTTCAAAAACCTAAGAAAAAACCTGGCACTATTGTAACTTGCAATCAGTGTTCTTTG CAATTCAACAGTTTGTATCGATTAAGAAGACATTACGATCACCATCCAACCCATGTACCAGCACCTGGCCATACCAATCTTTTCCACTGCCTTTTGGCTATCATTAAAACTGGATCTGAAGATGAGCAAGCCAATATATTTCTACAACAATTAGAACAATTTATAGCCAAGATAAGATCTTTGATCCCTTGCTTCATCAAAAGTGACAGTTTAGTAGGCAAGTTAAGCACAATAGGCGAAGATGTGGCGAA TTTATTTGGAATTGGCCCAGGAAAGTACAATGTGAATGTAGGTGCATTAAGCTGCAACAAAGATAAGGACGGCCATTGTCAACATAACCCACCACCACCTCATATAACTTTAGAACAAAGCCCATTAGATAGCAATAAAGGGGTTGTCGATATTCCTCAAACAGATGACTGCGCTAGAAATAATTCTGCAGATAAATGGCCAACTGTCAGCAAAAGGTTGGAATCCCGTATAAACCCTGAACAAGGCGCTgctaagaaaattaaattgaatgataCAAAAGTGCCTCTCGAGCAATGTGAACTTGATGATGTAGATATCGACGCCTTTTTTAGCAATACCCACAAGACTGAAAGTCCAATGgatattaaaactgaaacacgAGAGATTGACTTAAGTGAACAACTGCAAACAAATCTAAATAAGGACCTTAAGAAACAGCATTTAAAATTCCACAGCACACATTTTGATATCCGATCATCTCCAATAAAACCGACCTCTACAGTCTTcacaaaatttcaaataaatccaGAAAAATTGCCAAAATTTGACATGCAAGAAATACAACCTTTATTAAATCAAGAAAATTTCACTGAGCAGGTTCATACTGAGGCAAATATAGTCCCAAGTCtggaaattgatttatttactcAAAATAATTCTTTACCGTGTAAGGAGATGTCTGATATTAGTCTGCACTCCTCAAAAGACTGGTCTCTTAAATACATGGACAATGAAAGTAATATGAACTATGTGAAGGCTGatagtataataaatgatagtacagattatttaaaatctaatgTGTTAATAGAGCCAGCTTTATTACACGTAAAAGAAGACTCAAAACTAGAAAATGGAAATGctcatgaaaataattttaatgagaaCCCATCTCATCCGGATTCAGTTTTAAGCCTACTCTCATACCCAGAAGCAACAATACGAAATAGCACTGTAGATTTTAGTCtagatttatttagttttagtaattcatag
- the LOC125057736 gene encoding 60S ribosomal protein L21 translates to MTNSKGYRRSTRDLFSRKFRTHGAIPLSTYMKVYKVGDIVDVRGNGAVQKGMPHKVYHGKTGRVFNVTAHALGVIVNKRVRGRIIPKRINIRIEHVKHSKCREDFLKRVKENERLLMEAKAAGKKVNLKRQPKQPRPSHIVNGSEKPVLLAPIPYEFVA, encoded by the exons ATGACGAATTCCAAGGGTTATCGTCGTAGCACTAGGGATCTATTTTCCCGCAAGTTCCGCACACATGGAGCTATCCCGCTTTCCACGTACATGAAAGTGTACAAAGTCGGCGACATCGTTGACGTCAGG gGAAATGGTGCAGTTCAGAAAGGTATGCCACACAAAGTTTACCATGGTAAAACTGGTAGAGTGTTCAATGTTACCGCCCATGCCCTCGGTGTGATTGTAAACAAGAGGGTGCGTGGTAGAATCATCCCCAAGAGGATCAACATCAGGATTGAACATGTAAAGCACTCTAAGTGCCGTGAAGACTTCCTTAAACGTGTCAAGGAAAATGAAAGGCTTTTGATGGAAGCTAAAGCCGCTGGCAAGAAAGTCAACCTTAAGAGGCAACCCAAGCAACCCAGGCCTTCACACATTGTTAATGGAAGTGAAAAACCAGTGTTACTTGCTCCTATTCCCTACGAGTTTGTAGcctaa
- the LOC125057735 gene encoding ubiquitin carboxyl-terminal hydrolase 46: MSICQDLGLNFQQRMGATASQLEKDIGSEQFPPNEHYFGLVNFGNTCYSNSVLQALYFCRPFRDKVLEYKAKNKRTKETLLTCLADLFYSIATQKKKVGSIAPKKFIARLRKEKEEFDNYMQQDAHEFLNFLINHINEIILAERNQSTLKLQKTTGSGESVTCNGTVPQNSEPTWVHEIFQGTLTSETRCLNCETVSSKDEHFFDLQVDVDQNTSITHCLKCFSDTETLCNDNKFKCDNCSSYQEAQKRMRVKKLPLILALHLKRFKYMEQYNRHIKVSHRVVFPLELRLFNTSDDAVNPDRLYDLVAVVVHCGSGPNRGHYISIVKSHGFWLLFDDDMVDKIDASAIEDFYGLTSDIQKSSETGYILFYQSRDASC, from the exons ATGTCAATATGTCAGGATCTCGGCCTTAATTTCCAACAGAGAATG GGCGCAACCGCATCACAGTTGGAGAAAGATATTGGATCAGAACAGTTTCCACCAAATGagcattattttggtttagttAAT TTTGGCAACACATGCTACAGTAACTCAGTTCTTCAAGCTTTATACTTTTGTCGTCCGTTTAGAGATAAGGTTCTAGAATACAAAGCCAAAAACAAGAGAACCAAGGAAACATTATTAACATGTTTGGCAGATTTGTTTTATAGTATCGCAACACAGAAGAAAAAAGTTGGTTCAATTGCACCAAAAAAGTTTATTGCTAGGTTGAGGAAAGAAAAAG AGGAGTTTGATAACTACATGCAACAGGATGCCCATGAGTTTCTAAATTTCCtaataaatcatataaatgaaataatccTTG CTGAACGCAATCAAAGCACGCTGAAGTTGCAAAAGACGACCGGTTCGGGCGAGAGTGTTACATGTAATGGCACTGTTCCACAGAACAGCGAGCCAACATGGGTGCACGAAATTTTTCAGGGTACCCTCACTAGCGAAACTCGTTGCCTCAACTGTGAGACCGTTAGTAGTAAAGATGAGCATTTCTTTGATTTGCAG gtCGATGTCGATCAAAACACGAGTATTACGCATTGTCTGAAGTGTTTTAGTGATACGGAGACACTATGTAATGATAATAAGTTCAAATGTGACAACTGTAGCAGCTATCAAGAGGCTCAGAAGCGCATGCGCGTGAAGAAACTGCCCCTTATTTTGGCATTGCATTTAAAGAGATTCAAATATATGGAACAGTATAATAGACATATTAAAGTTTCCCATCGAGTGGTCTTTCCTTTGGAATTGAGGCTATTTAATACg TCAGACGACGCAGTGAACCCTGACCGGCTGTATGACCTGGTTGCCGTGGTGGTACACTGTGGTTCAGGCCCCAACCGGGGACATTACATCAGCATCGTCAAGAGTCACGGCTTCTGGCTGCTCTTCGACGACGATATGGTTGAT AAAATCGACGCATCTGCAATTGAAGACTTTTATGGCCTAACCTCTGATATACAGAAATCATCCGAAACaggatatatattattttatcagtCTAGAGATGCTAGCTGTTAA
- the LOC125057856 gene encoding calumenin codes for MLTSLYIALAITAVFGGVPNPEETKRMMDHLSDAEHYRNEHHNKQFDHDAFLGEDQAKTFDQLPPEESKRRLGIIVDKIDADHDGFVTLVELKDWIRYTQKRYIDEDVERHWKQHNPENSETVSWEAYRKTVYGFMDDMSPSELSSNSEGFAYRNLMKRDRRRWHYADGNQDDALNRTEFASFLHPEDHSGMRDVVVLETLEDIDKNNDGKVSLEEYIGDMYKPEDGESVDDEPDWVKQEREQFTGYRDTNKDGYMDETEVKDWIAPPEFDHAEAEARHLVFEADGDADEKLTKEEVLDKYDLFVGSQATDFGEALARHDEF; via the exons atgttGACTTCATTATACATAGCATTGGCCATCACGGCGGTGTTTGGAGGAGTTCCAAATCCTGAAGAAACTAAAAGGATGATGGATCATCTCTCCGATGCAGAGCACTATAGAAATGAACATcataacaaacagtttgaCCATGATGCATTCCTCGGAGAAGACCAAGCCAAAACCTTTGATCAGTTACCACCAGAAGAAAGTAAAAGGAGGCTTGG AATAATTGTTGATAAGATTGACGCCGACCATGATGGATTTGTGACTCTTGTTGAGTTAAAAGACTGGATTCGTTACACTCAGAAACGATACATTGATGAGGATGTTGAAAGACATTGGAAGCAGCACAACCCAGAAAATTCAGAAACTGTTAGCTGGGAG GCATACAGAAAGACTGTTTATGGCTTTATGGATGACATGAGCCCCAGTGAGCTCAGCTCAAATTCTGAAGGATTTGCCTACAGAAACCTCATGAAGAGAGACCGCAGGCGGTGGCACTATGCTG atgGAAACCAAGACGATGCATTGAACAGGACTGAATTTGCATCATTCTTGCATCCTGAAGATCACTCTGGTATGAGGGATGTAGTTGTTCTTGAGACATTGGAAGATATTGATAAGAACAAT gATGGCAAGGTGTCCCTTGAAGAGTACATCGGAGACATGTACAAGCCTGAGGACGGAGAGAGTGTTGATGATGAACCAGATTGGGTGAAACAGGAGAGGGAACAGTTCACTGGTTACAG AGACACAAACAAAGATGGCTACATGGATGAAACAGAAGTGAAGGACTGGATAGCTCCACCTGAATTTGACCACGCTGAGGCTGAAGCACGCCATCTCGTCTTCGAAGCTGACGGTGACGCCGATGAGAAACTGACGAAAGAGGAAGTCCTTGATAAATACGACCTCTTTGTTGGATCTCAGGCCACAGACTTCGGCGAGGCACTTGCCAGACATGACGAGTTTTAG